The Myripristis murdjan chromosome 8, fMyrMur1.1, whole genome shotgun sequence genomic sequence catggtaactgtcaaataaagaagaaatgccaaaaaatttaaaagtaGACTGTCTatgggagaaatgaatgggGTTTTCCTAATGCcttcaaaataattaaaattaaaaaataataatcctcCTCTTCGTACTTTTGTTGTCatccttttttattctttcattttttatggaATGACTAGTTATGAATTTAGGTGGCAAAGCAGCTCACAACACAGCCAGCCACGTATTCAGTGTGACGTGGTGTTCGCTTTTTGTCAGCAAAATTACTGTTTTGgttggaaagcagcagcagaattcaATGGATCCAGAGAAAGACGCAGATAAAACCATTCAAGATTTAAACAGCAGCTTGATGTTGATGACAATGTGTGAAAACATCATGCACTGTCAGAAATGAGGGAAACTAACATGACGGGCTTCGAAAACTAAACCACCAGACACTCGGCCTCAGGTCAGTGGTGCTCAGCTCACAGTcagtgtgttgaagtgtgtgAAGTGACAGGCTCACCTGGATTTGCCGGCTCCACATTCTCATAATCTCTATCGTCTGAGGAGAAACCaagaggagagcagagtgaCTTTGTGGCACCTCAGAGAACAAACCGCAGCGTCAGAATGATCGCTCAGATTATAAGTCATACTGTGGCGTTTGATGCTGCAAGGCGAGTGTAACACATCCACCGGGTTTGGTGCACGAAATCCTTCCCTGtcaccagaaccagagcttcaCCGGGAGCTCTCTGCTGCAGAATGACTGAAGCAGATACAGAACGGAAAACGACACGATTTTGAGATGGAAAATTGTGAAAAGGGGGGTGAAAACGAAACCAAAACAATCGCGTGTCATcgtgcatccttcaaaataattttccagcTTTGTGTTGTTTCCCGGTTtgtatctatttttatttatttttgaaccGTGCACTGCCGGTGAAGCTCTCGTTGTTGTGACGGGGAAGGAGTCAACAGACCAAACATGGTGGATGTGTTTCACCCACACGGAGCTGCAAATACGACTGAGAATCCAAACCGTCACTTCAAGGTCGTGACATGTGAGGAAAAACTGATCCACACACAAAGTGCAGTTTATAAAAAGGTGTTTGGAAGCTGtccggaaacaagtgggaagTATGACAGCAAATAACACTACtaaaatagtttttaaaaaagacagaagaaagtaaaatgacaagatgaaataataaactagaggatataaagtttctgaagaaactttgatgcgcttgccttgcgagcgcctagacatgtgtaaaccaccagccctatgctgtttgtgggctgtgtagtgttgttgctcttgcccaggcggggagttgaaccctggtctcctgcatggcaggcagagacactatccactgagccactggggcttgtgtgggcggagccagaaatgaggctctatgaaacacacagcatgagtgacagtgctgcttctgtgaaaaatcacctaaaagtagtggtcaaacaaatgcttttttctcaataatagtaagtccgagcagaaaataaaatgtcccatgagaaaggcaaggctttgggctttcaaactgtgtcaaaattatttcccaactcccaaaaatgcccaccctagcgcgagttgaaaaagtgtgtgtttctgcttctctcccgagactttgcattccagatataatgggagtctatgggggagagagctggcactcctgcctcgttaagcgtcacagtttaaaaagttgaagctactttgcttttgtatttacatttttcaaagcacaactatttttcctacaatttgatgccaaatttatgcatgtggagtgaaaattgtggccaggagagcaagttaaagacaaaagttttaggcgaattttaagggctgctccactctagccctcaggaatgccactctagctcacgcaatacacactcattcaaaagtcagaggccgctcaaaaataacttaaactgtgttttatggcaaactaaagcagacatgaaaaattgaagatgacacacataaagttgaacatctgctgagtcatttaagctttgaatggagtctgtgggccaaagaatgagggagctgtgaggctttgaaaatgtgttgccttttcaaggcaagcacataataaaggAGTTTCAGCTCCACTGGCTTCAACCTCTTATACTGAGTGATCATACAAACATAAAGCACATTGATAACAGAGAATTTAAACACTAAAAATGTTAAAACGTGACTTGTTTGTGATTCGAGTAAGTGTCACCAATGAGGGGAACAATAATCTCAAAAAGAAGAGTGAACAGAAGACTTTATGGAAGCTCGCTATCTACAAACCCCCTCGGCCAATAGGAAACAGGTAAGTTATGATGTCATtaaatgaacagagagaaatgtgtcATATACAACAGGTTACACTATATAAGGTTACAATATTAACTATGTAATTAGCTACTAAGGAAAAAAGCATAAAGAAATCCAAGCTTGGTGGGAGATCATCATGTGACAACAGAAGCAGGTAATTTGGactaaaaaagacaaactgcacGATGGTGAACAGTTTTAGATTATCACGGcaaatttttaaatcatttttgagCATAAACTCCCATCTCGACGCAGATTATTTGTCCAGCGTTGTCTGATTGTTCTTGAACCTGCAtggcatttttgcatttaaGGTGAAAGGTTGAAAATGTTCCTTCAAAGTAAAACATCGCCTCGGGTCCATGAACGCATCTTTGACTGTGTGTTAACGTGACGGATACCTGGCTCTGAGTCCCTGTCTCTGTCCGTGCTGCTGTTTGGGTCCACGTTGACGTACGGGGGCTCCACTGttgacagagaaacacacgGCGTGTCGGtctcattttcacatcacaggCAACATTCAGGCGACATATTTTTAAAGTGGTGGATACAGAGCGGAGAGGTTTATTGCATTTTCTCGGCTAAAGGAAAACTTAATAAAGAGTGCTCTCTAAACGTCTGAATGTCATGGTGCAAGGATGATGGTTCAGTTCTTCTGTGAAACCCCTCCACCTGGATTGTGTTGGTTTGGAAATTTGAATATTAAAAGTAAGAAGAAACTGCAGAAAACAGTTcattaagatagatagatagataggtatactttattgatcccagactgggaaattcacaatttttttttttttttttttttaagtcctcCAATccaatccattttttttttaagtcctcCAATCCAAACGACTGCATAGGTAGTTTGTTCCAACCCTTTAATACGACCAACAGGAGTGTTTCCTAAATTAACAGCCACTAAAAAGctactaaaaatacttggttatggttaggaaaaggtcaaggTTAATGTTTGCAAAAGGTTAGGAAAAAACGAGGATTCTCCTAAGCGCCATAAGGCTTTTAAACAGAAACTAAGAAAGATGGTAGCACctgagtttttttctgcaacATCTGTACATTTGTGCCGCCTTAATGTGGTGACAGATTGAGGAGGAATATCTGTATTTTAGCGAGGTAAGTACTGTTGGATGTTATGTGTCTTTTTGTCTTCCAGTATCCCTCTGAGTCTTTTAAATTGTGAAGAAATGGGCAAACGTCCACTTGATGGACAATAAGGAGTCATATTTGGATTAGTATTCGTAAAACTGCATTAAGATGTATTGAAGTGACCTgcaatttcaaaatgaaatattactgGCTCAGGATTAACCAGGAATCTCAGATGTCATTAAATGTTCTGCCAGTGAAGTGGCAAATTCCCTGTTACAGGAATGTGTATgattgtttacacacacaaaaaaatcccaaataaatgtatattttttttaactctttgcGCACACAATGGAGGCAGGGTGAAACTGAGGCAAACTCTGTGTACCTGAGCTGTGAGTCGAGGCGAGACTCTGGTTGGACTGACGGATCTCGACTACAGGAGGATCAGGCAAGACTTTTCTGTaagaggagaagcagaggatcAGACACGCCGCTGCagtttggctgctgctgttgttgtaaaGTGTCGGGGAAACAGctaaagacagaaagaggaaaccCACATGTAGCCTGCCTCCTCTCCGTCGCTCTCAGCGTTTTCATAATTTGGTCCTACACAAGAGAAACAGCAGAATCACATTATAGTTTAGGCAAGTTATAGACGCTTCAGATGGTTTATCCActataacaaataaataaatccattcAGTGATATATACACAGCTCTTTCAGTCAAAGATGTtacacagcaataaaacaaaccTCTATAAGTTTAGTATTGAGGAATCAGCTTCATGGAGATTTTGTAGGGAAGAGTTAGACCAGATATTAGATATGGAACAGACTAACATATTGCATAAACATATAGATTTATTACTGATAAGACTCTGCTTACTAATATGATTTTTGGGgcattattttttgttgggGGTAAATGAAAgacttttgttttagtttttgttttcacagggCAACTTGTGAACATCATTGTGTCatggtcaagaaaaaaaaaaaatggtcaccAGCCACCATTGATTGTTTTTCACCCGAAAATCACTGACAAAATGAACGCTGCGTAGACTGAACATGTTTAACTGATCCCACCGACCGAACATGTGTTTCCACACAGAGGCAATGGAAAGCTGTCATTTATGTAGAGGCAGAAACATGGAGGTTCAACAGGTTCAAGTTCTACTCAACTCAAAATTCAGGGAAAAATCGTAAAGTGAAGTTAGGAAATCTGGCCCAGAGAAGTTAGGAAATCTGGCCCAGAGCGTGCTGGACGTCGCTGCTGTTCTGTTCAGCCCAACATGGTGAGGAGTGGCTGACAGAACGTACAGTACAAGTTGGTCTTATTAGATAAATAAGGATTGATGAGTGAGGGAACAGGGGATGTGTGCTTGCTCTGTGCCATCTTTGACCTCACTTTCAAGATCTGATGACTTTCGTTGAATCTCTGGTGGTAAAAAGAGTCGCTCGCCCGGCTCTTCGGTTCAAACATGAGCCACACCTTTTCTAAACATTATAGCTTCTAAACACATAGCTCTAGTGGCTCATATGATGGGCGCTCTTTAGTGAGGCAAGTCAAAGTCCAAAGTGCAATTAGAAACAAAATCCTGGGAGTTTTCCGTGATATTAATCTACAGGTGATGCAGACAaccatgaaaaagaaagaactaAGGCTGTTTAGTTGTCTTGCTCAGTAATAAGTTATTTTATAAgacttccaggattttgtttcTAAACTCCTATTACTAGATAAAGTGTTCCTGTCATTGAAACTCAAAGCAAATTCTTCTTACCATCTGCAGGATTCTCATAACTGGGATTACTTTCTGTGTGGGAAATAAATGACACGTTAGATTTTTAAAGACACGACGACAGGACTGATCAAGACAAAATGCGTGAGAAAGAGGCGTCATCTGCAAATGTAGATAATAACCGCATCAGAATTGagcagaaaatcaaacattttcactaCAAAGAGGAGCTCCGTTTCATAAGGGACTCATTCAGGATTAAAACATCAATCCCTGCTTTACCATTCATCCGCAAATATTTCCATGTCAGCATGAAATGTGTAACTCATGGGTGACGTTAAACGCAGCTCCACGTCTGAGAGCACCGAGGCGACCGTGAGGTGTGAGAATTAAGTTTCTATCACGTTTTGTTCTTGAGCTGACACGTTTCTCCACATCAAGACTCACACTCTGAACACAAAgcactcacacaaaacacaaaaactctcCGTGACTGAAGCCCAACTTCAACTAACCGTCCAATAAAACATTCTTCTTTCACACAAATTACATAACTACATGAAACACTTTTTTCTCACGGGAAGTAATAAATTAACCTTTACTTGACTTGATAAGCCATGAATGTCCTGGGTTGTCGGAAATCAAGGGGTTAATCTCATTCATCAGTTCCTCCAcgtgtttttgtctttatcacgcaaatgtcaaaatgtcataCTGGACAAAATGTTTATGAGGTCAACAAAAACTAACTTTCccgtgtgaaaatgtgaaattttacATGTTGTGGTACTTCCGAAAGTGTGAGGAACATTTCACCCTtaactgtaaattaaaatgtctcATTGGTAAATCAGattgtggaaaacaaaacagggttgtgtgtgcggttcattttaaatcatgagAGCTCCTGTGTGGAACGAGGCCGAGTGTGCAGGTTTGCTTTCTGTATCGATCTTATCAGAGAGGAAAgcagcattttgaaatgaagCCGTTTCCAGAAAGTGAGCCTCGGTTTGGAGAAAAGAGTCAGATCAGGTGGGAAACAGTGCGACTGTGCTCATGAAActgtggctgcacacacacacacccacacacacacacacagacagatcaTGTGTCATGGTGGAGAGACAAAATGTTGGGTAGAGGACAGAGATACCAGTCAGAGAAAAGAAGACACCTCACCATTTTCTGTTAGGGTGAAGGAGTGGTGCCGCTGAGAAGCCGAATCTAAGCTGagtgtgaaacagaaaaaaaaaaaaaagtatgagtCACTGAGCTGCCAGCTCCACAGCAAATGCACAAAACACTCAAGACtcaaaggtgcactatgcaaaaatTGCCGAGAGTCGATTGAAGTGAGGAACCTGTGAAAGATAAAAACTTTGAAGTGTTCTTCTAGAAAGCGAGCTGCTCATGTGACAGTTATTTCTCCAAACATTAGAAAGACGACTGCTAACTCtgtgtaatgcacctttaaccaGGAAAAACCCAAGCAAAGCTCCTTTTAGCGCTCTCACCTGTTCAGTGCACTTTAAGATGAAGAGTTTAAGATGAAGATTTGAGCTTTCAGGCAATTTAATGCAACACTGAGGCCGTAGTATAAACTAATATTGCTGATGGgctgtatggtgtgtgtgtgtgtgtgtgtgttatagagGAAACTCACAAAGGTGAAAGCGTGGAGGGCGGATTGATGGTGTTTGAGTGACTTTGATCTGCAATTCAACAGAGTAGTGttatcatcacatcaccatcatatCAAACAAAATGGCAGCAGGACACAAAGAGTTAATTATTCATCATGACAATCCTGGAGCTCAGATGTTTTCGGTCACTAAATTCAATCAAAATCTTCCGAAAACTGCAATCGAGGCTtcaaccaagtgttttttttccctacgtgacctgaacgcagcatgacACTCCCGCGCGTGTAGTTTACGAACACGGTCATGCTGCACCTGAACGTCTCACAATGCCAGGCTCctgctttttgattttttattcgACTGAAACTGTCGTGTTTGTGACTCACATGGGGGGACGATCCTGAATCCCGGCGAcctgagaggagcagagagaagacaaCAAAAGACTTTACGTCGTTCTCAGTGCTTACAGGAGGCAAAAATCACACAATAATCACAATATTTCTGACTGAAAACCTCAATAAGAAAACACTGTGATGATACTGTGGGGATGACTACCAGTACCATTCACACACAAGATATGGTTTTTTGATAAATATGAGTAATGTGGGTATGACGTCCAGGCAGATAGAGTCAAATAACTGAACAGTCTAATAATTTCACAAAACTGCATCCCTTCATTGAAActcacaggaaaagacaacacttaaaCCAAATAAGCACATTAGCCGAGACAAGATCCCACACACAACATCAGCTGCAGAAGCCTTAAGGGCATGGATGTGTACAAGGATGTTTATCATCATTGTAAATGCCAAATCAAACTTTCTGGAAAGCAACCATTGcaacacacactactcacaaaaagttagggatattcggcttcgggtgaaatttcaggatgaacctaaaatgcattataacctttacagatgaacttaatgtgaccttctgtaaacttttgaatgcacatgtccaactgttcagtgtttcagtactttttgcacaagttgctgttctctaacaaggagtttaacggtaaaattcacatcaggtgttttgatgctccagctcatcgaggtcgtatcattagggaacggctgctggagactggggtacctcaaatggagtggcctgcactttctccagacctgaatcccatagaaaacctatgggatcagctgagtcgccgtgtagaggctcggagctctgtaccccagaacctcaatgtcctgagggccgcccttcaagaagagtgggatgccatgcctcagcagacaataagtggacttgtgaacagcatgagacgtcgctgtcaagctgtaattgatgctcaagggcacatgacaagttattgacactgacattttttgttgtggtatatccaccactgttgttggcttttgtttcaagaaactgtttgagatgaggaaatcaccagtgtatgcttctacttaaatgccctactttcatgatataatgtcactgtagcgtgaactttttacattttccataaatttcacccaaaagccaaatatccctaactttttgtgagtagtgtttGTCAAAGacctatttatttttagttttatttatttgcacatgaATCCACAAGAATCCAGATTCTGGCTGGGCTCTgagtttcccattttcaaaaatgacaGTCATGATGGTTTTGTTCTGTCGGAGGATAAgaagaggctgcagcagagcggTGAGTTTCTCCTCACTTGAGCCGGCAGTGAAGTCGTGCTGTATGTTGTGTTCGGGTTTTGGATGACGGGTGTCAGCCTGAGTTTAACAACACTGAAGCTATCCTTTAAAACGTGAGTCAACCCGCACCCTCCCGGCACCTGATCTGCACTCAGTTCACTCATCAGAGTAAGAGAAGGACTTACGGTATGTACTCCTCTGACGCGTGGCCCTGCCTGATGGAGACTGgaaggaaacacagaaaatgtttaaGAAAAGAGTTCAAAGGCACCACCTCCCTGCAGCGCACTGTCCCTGTCAGCCCGAGGTTCGTTAATATTATTGCAATGTTTTGAATTTGCCAAGCACACAGCCCTACGCATACACTTCTAAAGACAGCACGAATCCCAAATGATCAAACTGAATGAGCAAACAGTGAGTCCAGAGATTAGGATGTTATTCCATCTACTGTGAATAAAGTTacactgattttcttttttggactCGCTCAGTGCAAGAGACCTGAACTATTATCGGCTTTTCTTTACTCTTTCATGAAGTTACAGTTAGAATTATACTGATTTACTTTGCCGACATTGGTCTTCAGATCAGTTCCAGACACGTCTGATATGATGCACTTtgatcaattaatcatttattgTAAATTTGATCAACCGAAGCTCTTCATCTGAACAAGTGGGCCATCGGTTGAGacatagaagaagaagaggaagaaggaggaggaggaggagtaagaGAAGAGATAGAAAAACAGGAAGGAGACAAGGagcaagaagaaggagaagaaatgaaggatgaaaagaaaaagaagtagaagaagaagaaggagaggaggagcaagaagaagaagaagaagatgaaggaggaggaggaggaaggaggagaagaaggaggaggaagaagaagcagaggaagaagaagaggtagttgaagaagaagtagaagaagaagaagaagaaggcaaggtggaagagaggagagagcagaggaaggtgaggaggtggaaggaggaggaggaggaggaagagaagagggggagaaggaagaagagataagaaaacaggaaggagacaaggagcaagaggaaggagaagaaatgaagaataacaagaaaaagaagtagaagaagaagaagatgaaggaggaggaggaggaaggaggagaagaaggaggaggaagagaagaaggggaggaggaagcaaggaggaggaagaagcagaggaagaagaagaggtagttgaagaagaagtagaagaagaagaagaaggcaaggaagagaggagagagcagaggaaggtgaggaggaggaaggaggaggaggaggaggaggaggaagagaagagggggagaaggaagaagagaaaggaagaagcaaggaggagaaggaagaagaagcagaggaagaagacgaAGAGGTAGttgaagaaggagaagaagaagaagaagtagttgaagaagaagaagaagtagttgaagaagaagaagaagaagaagaagaagaggtagttgaagaagaagaagaagaggtagttcaagaaggagaagaagaagaagaagaagtagttgaagaagaagaagaagaagaagaagaagaagaagaagaggtagttcaagaagaaaaagaagaggtaGTTCAAGacgaaaaagaagaagaaaagaaaaagaagaagaagaagaagaagtgttgagaaaagagaagaagaagaagaagaagagaaagtagttcaagaagaagaagaggtagTTCAACacgaaaaagaagaagaagaagaagaagaagaagaagaagaagaagaagaagaagaggtagttcaagaagaaaaagaagaggtaGTTCAAGacgaaaaagaagaagaaagaagaagaagaagaagaagaagaagaggtagttcaagaagaaaaagaagaagaaaaagaagaagaagaagaagaagaggtagttgaagaagaagaagaagaagaatttgtGATCCATAATCATTATGATTGTAATCCTTTGTTGTTAGTTTGTTGGtctaaattcagtttttgaggcTTCCCCATCCTGATGAGGGCAACATTTTTGCAGAAACACCAAAAACCAGGAATTTTCAGGACATTTAAAGCAACATAACCAGCATCAGAGCATCAGAGCAACACGTTCAGCCTGAGAGGAGCAGCGCTTGGTAACCACGTGTAAAACCTAAGAGCTCGTCCCACCCAGAGGGCCTCGTTTCCCGCAGTCGAGGCAGAGGATGGCCAGGAGGATGGAGGCAACGACGACGGCGGCGGCGACCAAGACCCAGACGACCCCGGAGACATCCATGGCtcatctgaggaggaggaggaggaggaaacaccaGGAGGAAGTCAATCAATTCAACCTCCCtccaaattaaacaaaaacaacagtcaaaAATAGTCATCGCTGTCACCCTTGTAGGCTCACTGAACGGACCCAAGTCAGAGCCCGCGCCACTTTACGgggtcttttctttttcttcttccaaaATCAACTTAAATCTGtcactgcatttcaaaataatgcCAATAATTCAATCTTCCagccataaacacacagatgaacCATAGGAAACATGCTTATAAAAAGGGGGCATGATGCTGCTGCACATTAGGAATCTGTtatcaaagaggaaaaaaaacaaatgtcagatCAGCAAACTAACTTGAAAAACCAGCTGCATTCAAAGTGTGAACGAATTGGATTTCATGagcaaatgaatagaaaaaGGGTCCGATCTGAAAATGATTTCT encodes the following:
- the LOC115364299 gene encoding uncharacterized protein LOC115364299 isoform X1; this translates as MDVSGVVWVLVAAAVVVASILLAILCLDCGKRGPLVSIRQGHASEEYIPSPGFRIVPPYQSHSNTINPPSTLSPFLDSASQRHHSFTLTENESNPSYENPADGPNYENAESDGEEAGYIKVLPDPPVVEIRQSNQSLASTHSSVEPPYVNVDPNSSTDRDRDSEPDDRDYENVEPANPVTMERNRPKRGDDMQQWDWAEPQPLQRKLSFKLLRPELLIEAEEADSDDDDYEANYVNQPAMIDNQPTP
- the LOC115364299 gene encoding uncharacterized protein LOC115364299 isoform X2, coding for MDVSGVVWVLVAAAVVVASILLAILCLDCGKRGPLVSIRQGHASEEYIPSPGFRIVPPYQSHSNTINPPSTLSPFLDSASQRHHSFTLTENESNPSYENPADGPNYENAESDGEEAGYIKVLPDPPVVEIRQSNQSLASTHSSVEPPYVNVDPNSSTDRDRDSEPDDRDYENVEPANPEAEEADSDDDDYEANYVNQPAMIDNQPTP